One Setaria viridis chromosome 5, Setaria_viridis_v4.0, whole genome shotgun sequence genomic region harbors:
- the LOC117856959 gene encoding CRS2-associated factor 2, chloroplastic produces the protein MPPPPPQRPAPSRAGRVNLFSAPPPPLSNRRYPQHRSLPLPPVPPRRRHPKNHAEQPSEDQEPTDGGPRATTTTNNPAFRATHLRTAYRKPVPPVAAAGEGEALLAADPADAASGRAVVVGPSGLSFRLPGAPFDFQFSYSEAPRAPPLAIREPAFLPFAPPTMPRPWTGKAPLLTKEEKARRRGVRLHTPLGQEPAQTVSPHGIMMEVRGRRQMDLARVSPGDGRTRDEVLGEPLTPAEVRALVKPHISHNRQLNIGRDGLTHNMLEMIHCHWRRQEVCKVRCRGVPTVDMNNLCYHLEEKSGGKVIHRVGGVVFLYRGRHYDPRTRPRYPLMLWKPATPVYPKLIKEAPEGLTKEEADEMRSKGRNLPPICKLAKNGIYITLVKDVRDAFEGNDLVKIDCEGLNPSDYKKIGAKLRDLVPCVLLSFDNEQILMYRGKEWKSRYSKPLTLIPKVPKNNPTPKVPKNNPTMSSDASGSDVNEATDANTQFTVREVLRPKMFKLWESAVDLSLALLLDDAEANDLTPDSLLTRVEEFSVTSQAVEHSFPALLVANCEVNTESPSAEYINDESETSIAGNQEEQLEQSPDLSSDEHFELDMLERLESSVPLGSLPIDTMIEQLNSE, from the exons atgccgccaccgccaccgcagcgGCCAGCTccctcccgcgccggccgcgtcaACCTCTTCTccgccccgcctcctccactCTCCAACCGCCGGTACCCCCAGCACCGGTCCCTTCCCCTCCCGCCAGTCCCCCCTCGCCGCCGACACCCCAAGAACCACGCCGAGCAGCCTTCCGAAGACCAGGAGCCGACAGACGGCGGTCCAAGagcgaccaccaccaccaacaaccCCGCCTTCCGCGCGACCCACCTCCGCACCGCGTACCGCAAGCCCGTGCCCCCggtcgcggccgccggcgagggcgaggccctcctcgccgccgaccctgCCGATGCCGCCTCGGGGCGCGCCGTCGTTGTGGGGCCCTCGGGCCTCTCCTTCCGCCTACCCGGCGCGCCGTTCGACTTCCAGTTCAGCTACTCCgaggcgccgcgcgcgccgccgctcgccatccgcGAGCCCGCGTTCCTGCCCTTCGCGCCGCCGACCATGCCGCGGCCTTGGACGGGCAAGGCGCCGCTGCTGAccaaggaggagaaggcgcgCCGCCGGGGCGTGCGGCTGCACACGCCGCTCGGGCAGGAGCCGGCGCAGACGGTGAGCCCGCACGGGATCATGATGGAGGTCAGGGGGAGGAGGCAGATGGACCTGGCAAGGGTGAGCCCCGGCGACGGCAGGACTAGAGATGAGGTGCTCGGCGAGCCGCTCACCCCCGCCGAGGTGCGTGCGCTCGTCAAGCCTCACATCTCGCACAACCGACAGCTCAACATTG GAAGAGATGGCTTGACTCACAACATGTTGGAAATGATACATTGTCATTGGAGGCGGCAGGAAGTCTGCAAAGTTAGATGCCGAGGCGTTCCAACTGTTGATATGAACAATCTCTGTTATCACCTTGAG GAAAAGTCAGGAGGAAAGGTCATTCACCGAGTAGGTGGCGTTGTTTTTCTATATCGAGGAAGACATTATGACCCACGGACTCGTCCTCGCTATCCCCTGATGCTCTGGAAACCTGCTACTCCTGTATATCCAAAACTCATCAAGGAAGCTCCAGAAGGGCTTACAAAAGAAGAAGCAGATGAAATGAGAAGCAAAGGGCGGAATCTGCCGCCAATTTGTAAACTAG CAAAAAATGGAATATATATCACTCTTGTCAAGGATGTGCGAGATGCTTTTGAAGGAAATGACCTGGTGAAGATTGATTGTGAGGGTTTGAATCCAAGCGACTACAAAAAGATAGGAGCAAAACTAAGG GATCTTGTTCCCTGTGTTCTTTTATCATTCGATAATGAACAGATATTAATGTACAGAGGCAAAGAATGGAAATCCAGATACTCGAAGCCTCTGACTCTCATTCCAAAAGTTCCAAAGAATAATCCGACACCAAAAGTTCCAAAGAATAATCCGACAATGTCTTCTGATGCAAGTGGTTCAG ATGTCAATGAAGCCACTGATGCCAACACTCAATTCACAGTAAGAGAAGTATTGAGGCCCAAAATGTTTAAATTGTGGGAGAGTGCAGTGGACTTGTCTCTGGCATTGCTGCTGGATGATGCCGAAGCAAATGATCTGACACCCGATTCACTCCTGACGAGGGTTGAGGAGTTCAGCGTCACATCTCAGGCAGTGGAGCACTCATTTCCAGCTCTGCTTGTGGCCAATTGTGAGGTGAACACCGAATCTCCAAGTGCAGAATACATAAACGATGAGTCTGAAACAAGCATTGCTGGAAACCAAGAGGAACAGCTTGAGCAATCACCTGATCTCAGCAGCGATGAACACTTTGAACTCGACATGCTTGAGCGTCTGGAGTCATCGGTGCCATTGGGATCCCTGCCGATCGACACTATGATAGAGCAGCTGAACAGTGAGTGA
- the LOC117857326 gene encoding probable receptor-like protein kinase At5g18500: MESPTASPTLKDHLSAPTGPLHLKVWEVVCIALGVFMVVVFFVAVWLTIRSKKRVRRASANIPITQIPAISKEIKEVRVEEVPASDFAAHDGVLLTIQDKCSDRDSDKAMAHLGVSKSRRGDESHSGSFRYMDKDAGFQSAEEGGSGTFRQASAHAITAPSPLVGLPEFSYLGWGHWFTLRDLELATNRFSKDNIIGEGGYGIVYRGQLINGSPVAVKKLLNNLGQAEKEFRVEVEAIGHVRHKNLVRLLGYCVEGTQRMLVYEYVNNGNLEQWLHGAMSQRGSLTWEARIKILLGTAKALAYLHEAIEPKVVHRDIKSSNILIDDEFESKVSDFGLAKLLGAGKSHVTTRVMGTFGYVAPEYANTGLLNEKSDIYSFGVVLLEAITGRDPVDYGRPANEVNLVDWLKMMVASRRSEEVVDPTIETRPSTRALKRALLTALRCVDPDSEKRPKMGQVVRMLESDDPIPRGDRRSKHHRGGSTEMDSQRDNNSDTEKSDNPDSKPSRSRASSSK, translated from the exons ATGGAGTCGCCTACAGCCTCCCCTACTCTGAAGGATCATCTCTCCGCGCCCACAGGCCCCTTGCATCTCAAAGTATGGGAGGTTGTATGCATTGCTTTGGGAGTTTTCATGGTGGTTGTCTTCTTTGTTGCTGTGTGGCTTACAATCCGGAGTAAGAAGAGGGTAAGGCGGGCCTCTGCGAATATCCCAATCACCCAAATCCCTGCCATTTCCAAGGAAATCAAGGAGGTGAGGGTGGAGGAAGTGCCAGCAAGCGACTTCGCAGCCCATGATGGAGTCCTCCTGACTATCCAAGACAAGTGTAGCGACCGTGATTCGGACAAGGCCATGGCCCATCTTGGCGTTAGCAAATCGAGGCGCGGTGATGAGAGCCACTCGGGGTCGTTCCGCTACATGGACAAGGATGCAGGATTCCAATCAGCTGAGGAAGGGGGCTCAGGGACGTTTCGTCAGGCTTCAGCTCATGCAATAACCGCTCCTTCACCTCTGGTTGGTCTGCCGGAGTTCTCATACCTTGGTTGGGGTCACTGGTTCACACTAAGGGATCTGGAACTTGCTACCAATCGCTTTTCAAAGGACAACATTATCGGTGAGGGTGGATATGGTATAGTTTACCGTGGTCAGCTCATCAATGGTTCTCCTGTTGCTGTCAAAAAGCTTCTCAATAACCT AGGTCAAGCTGAGAAGGAATTCAGAGTAGAAGTTGAGGCTATTGGTCATGTTCGCCACAAGAACTTGGTCCGGCTTCTGGGTTACTGTGTGGAGGGTACTCAAAG GATGCTTGTCTATGAGTATGTGAACAATGGAAACCTAGAGCAATGGCTTCATGGAGCTATGAGTCAGCGTGGCTCCCTTACATGGGAGGCCCGCATAAAGATTCTTCTTGGGACAGCTAAAGC GCTTGCTTACTTGCATGAGGCGATTGAACCTAAAGTTGTGCACCGTGATATCAAATCCAGCAATATTTTGATTGATGATGAGTTTGAGTCCAAAGTATCAGATTTCGGTTTAGCCAAGCTTCTCGGTGCTGGAAAGAGTCATGTCACCACTAGAGTTATGGGAACCTTTGG GTACGTGGCGCCAGAGTATGCAAACACTGGACTCCTGAATGAAAAGAGTGACATTTACAGCTTTGGAGTTGTTCTCCTAGAAGCCATTACAGGAAGGGACCCCGTTGACTATGGTCGCCCAGCAAATGAG GTGAATCTGGTTGATTGGCTAAAAATGATGGTTGCTAGCAGGCGGTCAGAGGAAGTAGTCGATCCCACCATAGAGACACGACCTTCGACGAGAGCGCTCAAGCGTGCACTGTTGACTGCTCTGAGGTGTGTGGATCCAGATTCAGAGAAGAGACCGAAGATGGGTCAAGTTGTCCGGATGCTGGAATCAGATGATCCAATTCCTCGAGGG GACAGAAGATCTAAGCACCACCGTGGAGGGAGCACAGAAATGGATTCGCAAAGGGACAACAACTCCGACACGGAGAAGAGTGATAATCCGGATTCCAAACCAAGCAGGAGcagagcatcatcatcaaaatgA
- the LOC117856960 gene encoding heme A synthase COX15 — translation MGSRVAAALLRRGREQASALLAPRLPRSAPALAPPRVGPTSSSSGGGGGGCLLPPRPGPAGACSTASRLASFHAFRSFAPKTLFGQCTRKMSTTAAALNSTVASGAANSGLKLLVTKGPQAQKAVGIWLFGCAAWVFSLVILGGITRLTRSGLSMTDWKFTGEIPPMSDAAWQLEFEKYKQSPEYKRVNKGMSLEDFKFIYWMEYAHRMWGRALGFLFAGPFAYFIAKGYVTRQLGLRLSALFALGGAQGLIGWWMVKSGLEEPTSEYVQPRVSPYRLATHLASAFAIYCGILWTALSVVMPDPPTGSMSWVNGAAKIRKLAIPVSAVVGITAISGAFVAGNDAGHAYNSFPKMGDTWIPEDVFSMEPFVRNFFENTSTVQLNHRILATATLLSVGGLWLGARKIDMHPAIKSLIGSTFGMAALQVTLGISTLLMYVPTSLGTAHQAGALTLLSLMILLTHTLRRPSPALLKSLATAVKST, via the exons aTGGGGAGCAGGGTGGCCGCGGCGCTGCTCCGGCGGGGCAGGGAACAGGCGTCCGCCCTGCTGGCGCCTCGCCTTCCGAGGAGCGCTCCCGCTCTGGCCCCGCCTAGGGTTGGGcccacttcctcctcctccggcggcggcggcggaggctgccTCCTCCCGCCGAGGCCGGGGCCAGCAGGGGCCTGCTCCACCGCTTCCCGGCTCGCCTCCTTCCACGCCTTCCGCTCCTTCGCTCCGAAG ACCTTGTTCGGCCAATGCACAAGAAAAATGTCAACTACTGCAGCAGCACTGAATTCAACAGTGGCCAGTGGAGCAGCAAATTCAGGATTGAAGTTGCTTGTTACAAAAGGGCCACAAGCCCAGAAGGCAGTTGGGATATGGCTCTTTGGGTGTGCTGCCTGGGTGTTCAGCTTGGTCATACTCGGAGGGATTACTCGCCTCACACGTTCTGGGCTGTCAATGACTGACTGGAAGTTCACAGGCGAAATACCTCCAATGTCAGACGCTGCGTGGCAGTTGGAATTTGAGAAATACAAGCAGTCTCCTGAGTACAAGAG GGTGAACAAAGGAATGAGCCTTGAAGATTTCAAATTTATATACTGGATGGAGTATGCACACAGAATGTGGGGAAGGGCTTTGGGCTTTCTATTTGCGGGTCCTTTTGCATACTTTATTGCAAAAGGGTATGTTACCCGCCAACTTGGGCTCAGGCTTTCGGCACTTTTTGCACTTGGTGGTGCGCAAGGACTGATTGGCTGGTGGATGGTGAAAAGTGGTCTTGAG GAACCAACATCTGAGTATGTTCAGCCAAGGGTTAGCCCTTACAGGTTGGCAACTCATCTAGCCTCTGCATTTGCTATCTACTGTGGTATATTGTGGACTGCTTTGTCAGTAGTGATGCCAGATCCTCCAACCGGTTCAATGAGTTGGGTAAATGGTGCAGCAAAAATTAGGAAGTTGGCAATTCCTGTCAGTGCTGTCGTAGGCATTACAGCCATATCTGGAGCATTTGTTGCAGGCAATGATGCA GGGCATGCATACAATTCATTCCCAAAGATGGGTGACACCTGGATTCCTGAAGATGTGTTTAGCATGGAGCCTTTCGTACGCAATTTTTTTGAGAATACATCTACTGTGCAG CTCAATCACCGAATCCTTGCAACAGCCACATTATTGTCTGTGGGTGGATTATGGCTGGGTGCCAGGAAAATTGACATGCATCCAGCAATCAAGTCTCTGATCGGGAGCACATTTGGAATGGCTGCTCTTCAG GTTACGTTGGGCATATCTACACTGTTGATGTATGTTCCTACCTCCTTGGGCACAGCGCACCAAGCTGGAGCATTGACTCTATTGTCACTGATGATACTTCTTACTCACACATTAAGAAGGCCATCACCAGCTCTTCTTAAATCACTTGCAACTGCTGTGAAATCAACCTGA
- the LOC117857327 gene encoding pto-interacting protein 1 isoform X1 translates to MSTGELRRILSPRTKTFGLFSLIVRACGILSPSAWAADPLLLDLAGKGSMGCFSCCSVVDDDVGKRKKHDDDYVPLPAQVNNYGPSRPPAPTYVTPTGRAQPIAVPVIPLEEMKEITKNFSNDALIGEGSYARVYFGVLKDGMKSAVKKLDSSKQPDQEFLVQVSAVSRLKHENVLQLVGFCAEGNIRVLAYEYATRGSLHDILHGKKGVKGAQPGPALSWMQRVRIAVSAARGLEFLHEKAEPRVVHRDIKSSNILLFDNDVAKIGDFDVSNQAPDMAARLHSTRVLGTFGYHAPEYAMTGQLSTKSDVYSFGVVLLELLTGRKPVDHTLPRGQQSLVTWATPRLSEDKVRQCVDPRLDGEYPPKAVAKMAAVAALCVQYEGDFRPNMSIVVKALSPLLHSRSGNRPSGSSASTAATAAERPGL, encoded by the exons ATGTCAACTGGTGAACTCCGCCGGATTTTATCCCCTCGTACCAAGACTTTTGGGTTGTTTTCGCTCATTGTTCGTGCTTGCGGGATTTTGTCGCCGTCGGCCTGGGCGGCCGACCCTCTTCTCCTCGATCTCGCCGGAAAG GGATCCATGGGATGCTTTTCATGCTGCTCCGTGGTGGACGACGATGTTGGCAAGAGGAAGAAGCACGACGATGACTATGTCCCTCTCCCTGCTCAAG TCAATAACTATGGACCTAGCCGTCCCCCAGCCCCAACCTATGTCACCCCCACAGGAAGAGCTCAGCCAATTGCAGTGCCAGTCATTCCCCTGGAAGAGATGAAGGAAATCACAAAGAACTTCAGCAATGATGCTCTTATCGGAGAGGGCTCATATGCTAGAGTCTACTTTGGTGTGCTGAAAGATGGAATGAAATCTGCGGTGAAGAAGCTTGACTCCAGCAAACAGCCTGATCAAGAATTCCTTGTGCAG GTTTCAGCTGTCTCAAGATTGAAGCATGAGAATGTTCTTCAACTTGTTGGATTCTGTGCTGAAGGGAACATCCGAGTTCTTGCTTACGAGTACGCAACAAGGGGCTCATTGCATGATATCCTCCATG GTAAAAAGGGTGTCAAGGGAGCCCAGCCAGGGCCAGCCCTGTCATGGATGCAGCGGGTGAGAATTGCCGTGAGCGCAGCTCGTGGGCTGGAGTTCCTCCACGAGAAGGCAGAACCTCGCGTGGTCCACCGCGACATAAAGTCCAGCAACATACTGCTCTTTGACAATGACGTCGCCAAGATCGGAGACTTTGATGTCTCCAACCAGGCCCCTGACATGGCTGCGCGACTTCACTCCACTCGTGTTCTTGGCACCTTTGGTTACCATGCACCGGAGTACGCCATGACTGGACAGCTTAGCACGAAGAGTGACGTCTACAGTTTTGGAGTCGTGCTTCTAGAGCTTTTAACTGGCCGCAAGCCAGTGGATCATACTCTGCCACGTGGCCAGCAGAGCCTTGTGACATGG GCTACACCAAGGCTTAGTGAAGACAAGGTGAGGCAATGCGTTGATCCAAGGCTTGATGGTGAATACCCTCCAAAGGCTGTTGCCAAG ATGGCTGCTGTGGCTGCCCTGTGCGTTCAGTATGAGGGTGACTTCCGCCCCAACATGAGTATCGTCGTCAAGGCCCTGAGCCCCTTGCTGCACAGCCGGTCGGGCAACCGGCCCTCTGGCTCGTCGGCCTCTACTGCCGCCACCGCTGCAGAGCGCCCTGGACTGTGA
- the LOC117857327 gene encoding pto-interacting protein 1 isoform X2 yields the protein MGCFSCCSVVDDDVGKRKKHDDDYVPLPAQVNNYGPSRPPAPTYVTPTGRAQPIAVPVIPLEEMKEITKNFSNDALIGEGSYARVYFGVLKDGMKSAVKKLDSSKQPDQEFLVQVSAVSRLKHENVLQLVGFCAEGNIRVLAYEYATRGSLHDILHGKKGVKGAQPGPALSWMQRVRIAVSAARGLEFLHEKAEPRVVHRDIKSSNILLFDNDVAKIGDFDVSNQAPDMAARLHSTRVLGTFGYHAPEYAMTGQLSTKSDVYSFGVVLLELLTGRKPVDHTLPRGQQSLVTWATPRLSEDKVRQCVDPRLDGEYPPKAVAKMAAVAALCVQYEGDFRPNMSIVVKALSPLLHSRSGNRPSGSSASTAATAAERPGL from the exons ATGGGATGCTTTTCATGCTGCTCCGTGGTGGACGACGATGTTGGCAAGAGGAAGAAGCACGACGATGACTATGTCCCTCTCCCTGCTCAAG TCAATAACTATGGACCTAGCCGTCCCCCAGCCCCAACCTATGTCACCCCCACAGGAAGAGCTCAGCCAATTGCAGTGCCAGTCATTCCCCTGGAAGAGATGAAGGAAATCACAAAGAACTTCAGCAATGATGCTCTTATCGGAGAGGGCTCATATGCTAGAGTCTACTTTGGTGTGCTGAAAGATGGAATGAAATCTGCGGTGAAGAAGCTTGACTCCAGCAAACAGCCTGATCAAGAATTCCTTGTGCAG GTTTCAGCTGTCTCAAGATTGAAGCATGAGAATGTTCTTCAACTTGTTGGATTCTGTGCTGAAGGGAACATCCGAGTTCTTGCTTACGAGTACGCAACAAGGGGCTCATTGCATGATATCCTCCATG GTAAAAAGGGTGTCAAGGGAGCCCAGCCAGGGCCAGCCCTGTCATGGATGCAGCGGGTGAGAATTGCCGTGAGCGCAGCTCGTGGGCTGGAGTTCCTCCACGAGAAGGCAGAACCTCGCGTGGTCCACCGCGACATAAAGTCCAGCAACATACTGCTCTTTGACAATGACGTCGCCAAGATCGGAGACTTTGATGTCTCCAACCAGGCCCCTGACATGGCTGCGCGACTTCACTCCACTCGTGTTCTTGGCACCTTTGGTTACCATGCACCGGAGTACGCCATGACTGGACAGCTTAGCACGAAGAGTGACGTCTACAGTTTTGGAGTCGTGCTTCTAGAGCTTTTAACTGGCCGCAAGCCAGTGGATCATACTCTGCCACGTGGCCAGCAGAGCCTTGTGACATGG GCTACACCAAGGCTTAGTGAAGACAAGGTGAGGCAATGCGTTGATCCAAGGCTTGATGGTGAATACCCTCCAAAGGCTGTTGCCAAG ATGGCTGCTGTGGCTGCCCTGTGCGTTCAGTATGAGGGTGACTTCCGCCCCAACATGAGTATCGTCGTCAAGGCCCTGAGCCCCTTGCTGCACAGCCGGTCGGGCAACCGGCCCTCTGGCTCGTCGGCCTCTACTGCCGCCACCGCTGCAGAGCGCCCTGGACTGTGA